The Megalops cyprinoides isolate fMegCyp1 chromosome 19, fMegCyp1.pri, whole genome shotgun sequence genome has a window encoding:
- the LOC118795164 gene encoding jupiter microtubule associated homolog 1-like isoform X2 produces MTTTTTFQGMDPSAKNSSRVLRPPGGNSNISFGTDEEKPPARKNRTASNIFAEPDDPHAHRRNNPPGGKPTGVLCGEPSAPLRRCHPQPMVLNNSVSEEATTGVGENEQGNAENAEEEETMPECCQEEVPQPSAPTVPALAPTSRRNPPGGKSSLVLG; encoded by the exons ATGACGACGACCACCACTTTCCAGGGGATGGACCCGAGTGCAAAAAATAGCTCCAG GGTGCTGCGACCTCCGGGCGGAAACTCCAACATATCCTTTGGCACAGATGAGGAGAAGCCCCCGGCCCGCAAGAACAGAACCGCCTCCAACATCTTTGCTGAGCCAGATGATCCCCACGCCCATCGGAGGAACAACCCTCCCG GTGGGAAGCCCACGGGGGTGCTGTGTGGAGAGCCATCTGCGCCTCTGAGACGGTGCCACCCCCAGCCCATGGTATTGAACAACTCGGTGTCTGAGGAGGCCACCACAGGG GTTGGGGAAAATGAACAAGGGAATGCTG AGAatgcggaggaggaggagaccaTGCCAGAGTGCTGCCAGGAGGAGGTGCCACAGCCCTCAGCGCCCACAGTACCAGCCCTGGCACCCACCAGCCGAAGAAACCCTCCAGGGGGGAAGTCCAGTTTGGTCCTGGGTTGA
- the LOC118795164 gene encoding jupiter microtubule associated homolog 1-like isoform X1, which yields MTTTTTFQGMDPSAKNSSRVLRPPGGNSNISFGTDEEKPPARKNRTASNIFAEPDDPHAHRRNNPPGGKPTGVLCGEPSAPLRRCHPQPMVLNNSVSEEATTGVGENEQGNAAENAEEEETMPECCQEEVPQPSAPTVPALAPTSRRNPPGGKSSLVLG from the exons ATGACGACGACCACCACTTTCCAGGGGATGGACCCGAGTGCAAAAAATAGCTCCAG GGTGCTGCGACCTCCGGGCGGAAACTCCAACATATCCTTTGGCACAGATGAGGAGAAGCCCCCGGCCCGCAAGAACAGAACCGCCTCCAACATCTTTGCTGAGCCAGATGATCCCCACGCCCATCGGAGGAACAACCCTCCCG GTGGGAAGCCCACGGGGGTGCTGTGTGGAGAGCCATCTGCGCCTCTGAGACGGTGCCACCCCCAGCCCATGGTATTGAACAACTCGGTGTCTGAGGAGGCCACCACAGGG GTTGGGGAAAATGAACAAGGGAATGCTG CAGAGAatgcggaggaggaggagaccaTGCCAGAGTGCTGCCAGGAGGAGGTGCCACAGCCCTCAGCGCCCACAGTACCAGCCCTGGCACCCACCAGCCGAAGAAACCCTCCAGGGGGGAAGTCCAGTTTGGTCCTGGGTTGA
- the LOC118795164 gene encoding jupiter microtubule associated homolog 1-like isoform X3 has protein sequence MTTTTTFQGMDPSAKNSSRVLRPPGGNSNISFGTDEEKPPARKNRTASNIFAEPDDPHAHRRNNPPGGKPTGVLCGEPSAPLRRCHPQPMVGENEQGNAAENAEEEETMPECCQEEVPQPSAPTVPALAPTSRRNPPGGKSSLVLG, from the exons ATGACGACGACCACCACTTTCCAGGGGATGGACCCGAGTGCAAAAAATAGCTCCAG GGTGCTGCGACCTCCGGGCGGAAACTCCAACATATCCTTTGGCACAGATGAGGAGAAGCCCCCGGCCCGCAAGAACAGAACCGCCTCCAACATCTTTGCTGAGCCAGATGATCCCCACGCCCATCGGAGGAACAACCCTCCCG GTGGGAAGCCCACGGGGGTGCTGTGTGGAGAGCCATCTGCGCCTCTGAGACGGTGCCACCCCCAGCCCATG GTTGGGGAAAATGAACAAGGGAATGCTG CAGAGAatgcggaggaggaggagaccaTGCCAGAGTGCTGCCAGGAGGAGGTGCCACAGCCCTCAGCGCCCACAGTACCAGCCCTGGCACCCACCAGCCGAAGAAACCCTCCAGGGGGGAAGTCCAGTTTGGTCCTGGGTTGA
- the LOC118795164 gene encoding jupiter microtubule associated homolog 1-like isoform X4, producing MTTTTTFQGMDPSAKNSSRVLRPPGGNSNISFGTDEEKPPARKNRTASNIFAEPDDPHAHRRNNPPGGKPTGVLCGEPSAPLRRCHPQPMVGENEQGNAENAEEEETMPECCQEEVPQPSAPTVPALAPTSRRNPPGGKSSLVLG from the exons ATGACGACGACCACCACTTTCCAGGGGATGGACCCGAGTGCAAAAAATAGCTCCAG GGTGCTGCGACCTCCGGGCGGAAACTCCAACATATCCTTTGGCACAGATGAGGAGAAGCCCCCGGCCCGCAAGAACAGAACCGCCTCCAACATCTTTGCTGAGCCAGATGATCCCCACGCCCATCGGAGGAACAACCCTCCCG GTGGGAAGCCCACGGGGGTGCTGTGTGGAGAGCCATCTGCGCCTCTGAGACGGTGCCACCCCCAGCCCATG GTTGGGGAAAATGAACAAGGGAATGCTG AGAatgcggaggaggaggagaccaTGCCAGAGTGCTGCCAGGAGGAGGTGCCACAGCCCTCAGCGCCCACAGTACCAGCCCTGGCACCCACCAGCCGAAGAAACCCTCCAGGGGGGAAGTCCAGTTTGGTCCTGGGTTGA